In Desulfobacterales bacterium, a single genomic region encodes these proteins:
- a CDS encoding universal stress protein gives MISIDTILVPVELTEAAVYAVRYAAALAQTHRARLLVLHVKAPYPVHGRIAAGALEHVQNQRIQKEQTELSELIPDKFKDSITVDEIQVTGTPTAHVIIEKARELNVDLIVLPAQKRHGWIRVFKENVLQQVIQDTPCSVLAVHCPPGKAAAQPDA, from the coding sequence ATGATCTCTATTGACACAATACTGGTTCCGGTCGAATTAACAGAAGCCGCCGTGTATGCCGTCCGCTACGCTGCCGCTTTGGCACAAACGCATCGGGCTCGCCTTCTGGTGCTGCATGTCAAAGCGCCCTATCCGGTTCATGGTCGCATTGCAGCCGGCGCATTGGAGCATGTTCAGAATCAGCGGATCCAAAAAGAGCAAACCGAATTATCAGAGTTGATTCCAGACAAATTTAAAGATTCGATTACCGTCGACGAAATTCAGGTAACCGGCACACCGACGGCGCATGTCATTATTGAAAAGGCCCGCGAGCTGAATGTGGATCTGATCGTTCTGCCGGCTCAAAAACGTCATGGTTGGATACGCGTTTTCAAAGAAAATGTGCTTCAACAGGTCATCCAGGATACCCCCTGTTCGGTTTTGGCGGTCCACTGCCCGCCGGGCAAAGCCGCAGCGCAGCCTGATGCGTAG
- a CDS encoding Slp family lipoprotein, whose product MKKCFSILGILIVGLVFTSCGGQQTKFKPLMQQVDNRIGESVTLGGYMLDTRAADNQTHIIVLQAPLGLRGRPQSEDKSQGRFVVVYQGRLDPNDVGPRRKLTVTGKVLGTAQEKIANCPDPCLIIENSDLHVWPQYEEQFWGYPTDGP is encoded by the coding sequence ATGAAAAAATGCTTCAGCATACTGGGTATATTGATTGTCGGCCTGGTTTTTACATCCTGCGGGGGGCAGCAAACCAAATTTAAACCTTTAATGCAGCAAGTAGACAACCGGATCGGTGAATCGGTCACCCTCGGTGGTTATATGCTGGACACCCGCGCGGCAGACAACCAAACGCATATCATCGTGCTGCAGGCGCCGCTTGGGCTGCGTGGCAGACCCCAATCCGAAGATAAATCTCAAGGGCGGTTTGTGGTTGTTTATCAAGGCAGGCTGGATCCCAATGATGTCGGTCCCAGACGCAAGCTTACAGTGACCGGTAAAGTCCTCGGAACCGCACAGGAAAAAATCGCAAACTGCCCCGATCCCTGTTTGATAATTGAAAACAGCGATCTTCATGTTTGGCCGCAATATGAAGAGCAGTTTTGGGGATACCCGACAGATGGTCCCTGA